The genomic window TTCTTATTATTGTTATTAAATTAACTATTTTAAAATATAAAATCCCCATATCAAAAATAAGCTTACACTTAATGATATTGGGGATCTATTAAATTAAATTATAATATATTAATTTTTGCTTAGTTTTATATAGGTGTATTAAATTATCAGATGTTTTCTCTAGAGATTCATAATAACTTAAAATATCTATTATACCTGGATAAAATCCTAATGCTATGCTTTTTTCAATTTCTCTTATTCCTATTTCTATAAGATTATTATCCAATCTAAATTTACCCTTTTCCACAAGCTTTTTTCCTTTTACATATATGCTTTTGCCTTGCTCTATATTATTTCTCTTATTCTTTATAGCTTCAAAGTACTCTGAATATATATTTATATCTTTATTACCCTTATACAAAATATACTCTAAATTAGCATAAGCTTTTACGTAACCTAACTGAACTGATCTCAAATAGAACTCTATTGCATCTTCATCTGAGAATCCTAACATGTGTCTTTCTGCTATTTCTCCTAAAAAATTTAAAGTTTTTCTTTCATCTAACTCCATAGTATCTTGTATATAAATAGTTGTTTTCTCTAAATCAATTTCTGTCCCTATTCCAACCATATAATAATAAGCAAGTTTTAAATTACCTTCTACAACATTTGCTTCTCTAAGAAGCTTTGCAGCTTTAAAAGCTTTATCAAAATCTCTCTTTATTCCAATACCTTTTTCATATATTTCTATTATATTTAAAATAGCTTCAGTATTATATTCCTCTGCAGCCCTCTTATACCACTTAATAGCATCTTTAGCACTGGCATTAACATATATCCCATGCTTATACCAATTTCCGAGTTTTATCATAGCCTTTTCACAGCCTCTTTCAGCAGCTATCTTAAAATATTTAAAAGCCTCTTCATTACTTTTTTTAACTCCTATACCATTATTGTAGATTAATCCATAATAATAAAAAGCTTCCCCTATATCATTCTCCATAGCTATATCTATATATTCTAAAAGTTCCTTTTCATTGATCTCCTTTTCATTAAATACATCTACTAAATATTCACTAGCTAAAGCTTCTGCTGCAAGTGCTGAACCATTTTTATATGCATTTTTTAAATAATCAATCCCTAATAACCTATCTTTTTCTAAATTTGCAACTCCAAGTACATAAAGGGCATGATGTTCTCCTGTACTAGCTGCAATTTTCATATATTCTAAAGCTTTATCTATATCTTTTTTTACTCCATCACCATTATAGTAAACTATACCTAATTTTTGAGTAGCTCTTAGATCACCACTGTCATGTCCCTTTAAGAAATACTCCATAGCTTTTTCTCTATTACCTTCATCCTCAATCATTTTTCCAAGCTTATAATAAAGATTTGTATTTCCTTTTTCTATACTTTTATTATATAATTTAAAAGCTTTTTCTTTATCTTCATCTACTTCAAAACCCCAGTAATACATATCCCCTAAACTTTCAATACAGTTTTTATCTCCTTTATTAGCTCCCTTAGATAAATAAAAGAATGCCTTTTTATAATCAGTTTCAACATAACTTCCTTCTAAATAAGATTGACCTAAAACATAATAAGAATCCTCAAAGTCATTTTCTGCTGATTCTTCTAACCAGTAATATGCCTTGAAAATATTTTTTCCACAACCTTCACCATTTTTATATAAATAAGATAAAGCATATTGAGCTGGTGCAAATCCATTCTCAGCAGCAGTTTTATACCATTGAAATGCATACTCTAAATTTTTCTCTACATTTTCACCTGAAAAATATATATACCCTAAAGAATATTGAGAAAAGGAATTTCCTTTTAAAGCAGATTTTTTATACCAATATATTGCTCTATCTACATCTCTTGCTCCACCTAATCCTTTTTCATAAAATAAAGCTAAATAAGCTTGTGCATCTTCATTTCCCTCTTCAGCAGATTTTTCAAAAAATTCCCTTGCTTTAAAATAATTCTTTTCTACACCTTTACCTAAATAATGAATCTCACCTTCTAGTAAATAAGCACTTCCTGGCTCATCTTCTTCAGATAATTCTTCTTGAAATGTTTCCTCTAACTCTACATCATCAAGATCAATATCTAAATTAAGGTCAAATTCATCACTGTCCATACTATATATAATTTCATCTTCTATTTCTTCCTCTTTACTAAAAATCTTCTTATATAAATACTTATTAAAAACTGCTTTCTCTCCTTCATTTAATTTATCATAAAAGAGAGAATAATCTTCTTCTCCACAATTTATAACTAACCAAACTAATACTTCATATAAAGTAGGGAATTTATCCTCTAAACTTATATTCTGAGATGATTTTTTCAACTTTGAATTTATATCTTTAAGGTAGCTAATATCATCAATAAAATTTGATAAAGTACACATAACCTCATAAGGAATTATCTCATCATTTGCAAGAACTTTAATGCTATCTGAAATATAAGCATCTCTATGATAAAACAAACTATTTTTTACACAGATTATAGTTAAAATGTCTTGTAATAAGCTTATTATCTTTTTATATGATTTTTCTAGATCCTCTTCCTCTTCAATTTCTTGAATTTTTGTATATAACTCTCTGAATTCTAGTTTTAAAAAGCCATAGTCTAATCTATATCTCATTCTCCCCTCACTAATTGGATTTCTAAGATTAATACTATTGTATTATTAAAATTTTGATATTATTAATACAATAAAAACTATACCTTAATTATCTTTATAATTATAAAAAAATGCTCTATTAATTAAACTTTAGATTTAATTTCCAAAGTCTAATTAATAAAGCTATTTCAAAGTATTATTTATTCATATTTTCTATTAACTCATTACTAACTTCATAACCAAGGTCCATATACGCTAATAGACATGCTCCCAAATCAGGTGACAAAATAGGATCTATTAATTTAACATTATATTTCATTAAATTTTCTCTTATTGGTTCTAAAATAAGTTTTCCAGATTTAAATACTCCTCCTGTATATGATACAAGAACTTTTTCATCTCCATAGTTTTTTAGTAAAACCTTAACCATTTCAGCAAGCTCTTTTCCAGCTTCTTTAAATATTAAACTGGCTTCTTCATCTCCTTCTAAAGCAGCTAGAGAACAAAGTTTGGAAAGCTTTGCTATTTCTCCTCTATCACATTTAATTCTATCATTTACATATGAAATTATTTCATAATCATCTTTTAAAGAAAGCTCTTTTATAAATATATTGTACAAACATCCTTTTTTAGCTCTTCCATCGACTTCTTTACTAAATAATTGTAATGCTTTTTTTCCTATCCAATAAGCTGAACCTTCATCTCCAATAGCTGGTCCAAAGCCACCTACTCTTATTAACTCTTTATCTTTTAATGCTAATGCTATTGATCCTGTTCCTGATACTATATTTATTCCATCTTGTCCTTTAAGTGCCCCTGCAATTGCTACTTGTACATCATTTCCTAAAATATAATTTACACCTTCAAAAGCTTTTTTAACTACTTCCTCTATTTTTATACGAACTTCTTCTACCCTTCCATAACCTGCTAATCCTATAAAACTTTGAGCTATATCACCTTTAGATATGTTAGCTACTTTTAGAACTTTCTCTAACCCTTCTTTTAAAAGAATTTCTAATTTTTCAAAACCTATTTGGTTATAGTGGCAAGTTCCCATTGTAGTCTTATGTATAACATTACCTTTTTCATTAATTAAAGTAAAAGAGGTTTTTGTTCCTCCTCCATCTATACCTAAAAAATACATAGTTTTATACTCCATACTATTCATATAGCTTAAAATTAAACTTTTGCCATGGTTCAATAAAATCTAAAATAAATAATTCATCTTCTTTTATATGGGCAACCACATTAGACTTACCACTATTAACCATATCTTTTAAAGCTATTTGTAATTCTCCTGCATAATGACCATATTCACTACTTTCAATAACTACATCACCCTTTTTAATTATTTCAGGAGCATTAAATAATTCAAATTTATGACCCTTATATTTTACTCTGCTTTGTGTTGATCTAATTAGATTATCTGAGAAATCTCCTCTATTAAAGTGTTTTTCTTCAAATAAAATTTTTTTCTCTACTTCTGGAGTCTTTTCATTTAAAATTATATCAAATGTTACCATATCTCTTCTTATAGATGCTAAACTTTTTAATTCAGCCTCTGTTGGATAACAATTTGATATTATAATATCATCTATGTTTCCTAATGCTATCAAATGTTTAGCCTGAACATCTATTGGTAAATTTCTATGAATTTCTAAAGTCGGTAATCCATCCGTTACTGGCCAAGGTCCAAATGTTTCTTCATTTTGACTTGTTACAAATGCAGCTGTACGTAAGCCATATTTTTTAAATCTTTCTGTACATTTAATAAAATGATTAAAATTTAATCCACTATATCTATGTGGATAAAAATTATGACACGCTATTAAATTTTCCTTATTTGGCTTATAATCCATTATTGTATCTATATAGTTTGTGTTATTACTCATATTAATTTCTATTTTTAAACCTTCATCATTATAAGTCATTAAAGACTCTTCTGAACCTGTATATCCTGCATCTAACCTTAGCCCATCTGCACCAATCTCTTTAAAAAAAGTTAAATCCTTATAACTAACACCTAATTCATCAAAAACTCTTGGACTTACATCTACAATTATTTCAAATCCCTTTGTTTTTGCATATTCATTTATTCCTTTAAATTTTTTAATTATATTTTCTTTTGTATCATTAACTGAAAGTAAACATGAGAAAATTCTACTAAACCCATATTTGCTTGCTTTATCTATATAATCATATATTTCTTTTTCACTAGTTTTTTCTGGATAAATTGATATTCCTAGTTTCCTCATTTCCTTCACCTCTAACTAATAGTTTTGTTTATAAACAAAGTGGTGAAATTATTCACCACTTTGTTATTTAATATTTTAAGCTTCTGCAGTTTCTTCTATTTTTAATTTTTTATCATACATCTTAACAAATGGATAGTATATAACTACTGCTATTACTATGCATAATATGTTTAATACTGATGCTCTCCAATCTCCACCTGTTGCAAGGAATGCTCCTACTGGTCCAGGCAATGTCCAAGGTGCAGTAACTACAACCCTTGATACCAAGTTCATACTCATTGCAAACCAAGCTAAAGTTCCTGTTACTAATGGAGTAATTATAAATGGTATTATTAATGTTGGATTTAATACTATTGGAGCACCAAATATAATTGGTTCATTTATATTAAATATTCCTGGAATTAAAGCTGCTCTTCCTAATTGCTTACCATAAGCTGATTTAGCAAATAAAGCTAAACATATAACTAGTCCTATAGTAGCACCTGATCCACCAACCCATATAAACCATTGGAAGAAAGGTTCTGCTGCTATTGCTGGTAATATAGTTTCTCCTGATGCTGCAGCTGCTGTATTTTGATCTAATAATTGTAACCATAATGGTCTTGCTATTGATCCAACTATTGATACACCATGAATACCAAATGACCAGAAGAAAGTAACTAATATTATTAATATCCAAACACTTGGTAATGTATCTGTAGCTGATAATAATGGTGATATTATTTTACCTATAAATCCATGCCAATCAAAACTTGCATAGTAAGAAATTGATGCCATAACGATAACTACTATTGCTGTTGGTGTTAATGCTTCAAATGATCTTGCAACTGAAGCTGGAACTTGTTCTGGCATTTTAATTCTAAAATTCTTAACAGTTGTAAACCTTAGTACTTCTACGGCAAAGATTGCTGTTAATATACCAACAAACATACCTCCTCCGCCAAGGTTAGCCATTGGCATCATCCAACCTGCTCCTTCAACACTTTGAGGTACTATTGTTAATAAGAAAGATATAGCTGCAAGGATACCTCCTGTAACTCCATCTAATTTATATGATTTAGCTAAACTATACCCAATTCCCCAAGTTGCATATAAAGTCATTATATACATTGTCATACGATATGGTAGCATTATTGTTCCTGCATTAGATTTTAAAAACTGAGTTAAAGCCCAATCTTGTGGTAGTGGTGGTATTCCTATTATTATAAATAGAGATCCTACAATAATTAAAGGTAATGTTGCAATAATTCCATCACGCACAGCACGTAAATGACGTTGCTCTGCTAGTTTTGCCATTGGAGTAGATAACTTCGTATCAAGGAAGTTAGCGAATTTTTCCATCATTCTTATTCATCCCCTCTTGTTTACTTATTTATAAAATAATTTGTATAATTGCAAACTGCTTTCTTGTAATTTTATTACATTCCAGCTAGTTCTTTAACTTGTTTAAGTAATTTTGGTCCACCTAATGGACTATATGCTTGTGGTTGAATTAATGCGCATGGTACATTTGCATTTTCTGCGAATTCTTTTAAATAATCAAATCGATGTCTAACTTGAGGTGCTACCATTGCAACATCATATCCATTTTTAACTTCTTCTTCAAACTCTTGAGTACTTACTGCTAATACTTCCATGTCTATTCCGTTTTTTTCTGCTTCTTTTTTTAAAGCATTTACAGCTATTGCACTTGACATTCCTTGTGAGCATACAAATAATACTTTCATAATTTAAATCCTCCTAAATTAATAACTTATTTAATAAAAATTCAACCTTTTGTAATCATTTTCACTTTATATACTAATTATAAGTGTTATCGCTCTAAAAATCAATATATTTTTTCAATTTTATCATTATTTTTTTGAAATAAAATTTCAAACACTTTTACATATATGTTCCTAGATACATCCAAAAATAACTTATAACTCCAAATGATAAAGCAAATATACCATAAGTCATCCAAAACTTTTTACAAAACCCTCTCTTAGTTTCTATAAAAAATCTAGAATATGGAACTGCAAAACTTGTTATTGTTGCATTACCTAATACAACTCCTAACTCTTTACTAATTCCAAATAATGATAATATAAATGGCACTATTATAGATCCTAAAACAGCTGCTGCAACTAAAAGTAATGCACTTTTAAATCCAAAAGTAGGTATGTCATAATCTGTTTTTCTTGCACTTAATTCACTTACAGGTGACTTATATACATTTTTGTTAGCAATACTTGATCCATTATTGTTTTTTCTAGCTTTATTTTTTTTACTCATAAACTTACCTCCTAATTGGACTAGGTGTAATATTTCCTAATATAACTTTATTTGTAGCTCCAGTTGCTGATGGTACATTAGAAAAACTTTCATTTAATGTTTCATTACCTAAGATAACAAAGGCTATAGCTTCCTTGGCGTCTGAGGAAAAACCCAGTTCATCCTGTGTTACTATTTTAATATTAGGTAATTCTTCCTTTATATATTTTAAAAGTGTTTTATTATGAGCTCCTCCACCTCCTATAACTATTTTTTTTAAATTAACTTTTGATAATATAAACTTTTTATAATTTTCGCTTATTGATTTTGCTGTAAACATAGTTACTGTAGCTAAAATATCTTCTGATTTTAACATTTTATATTTTTCTAAAATCTCATCAACGTATTTTTGCCCGAATTCCTCTCTGCCTGTACTTTTGGGAGGTTTAGATAAAATATATGGATGACTCATTAAATCTATTAACATAGTGTTATTCACCATTCCCTTTGAAGCGAATTTCCCATCCTCATCATAGCTTGCCCCAAATAATCTTTGGCATACATCATCTATAATCATATTTCCAGGACCTGTATCAAATGCAAATACATCATTAATGTTACCTGTGTTAGGGATAACGGTTACATTGCCTATACCACCTATATTTTGAAGTGCTATGCTTTCTTCTCTACTTCCATATAAAACAAACTCACTAAAAGGAACTAAAGGAGCTCCTTCTCCTCCTGCTGCCATATCCATAACTCTAAAATTAGAAATTACCTTAACCCCTGTTTCATAAGCTATTATTGCTGGCTCTCCTATTTGCATTGTTGAAGGAATTAAACTTCCTCTTTTTTTGGGTATATGATATATAGTTTGTCCATGAGTCGCTATAAAATCTAAGTTTTCTAAAGAAAATTTAGCCTTCTTACATACTTCCTTAACTGCATTACTAAATAAATATCCTAACTTGAAATTTAAACTACATATTAAATCAACACTAGATTTTTCTTCGTGACATGATAATTTTATTTCTTCTTTAATATCTCTTGGAATATCAAGTGTAATAAATTCCATTAATTTTATTTTTGTATCTATTCCATAATCTATTATTTCAACTAAAGCTGCATCTACTCCATCTAATGAAGTTCCAGACATTAATCCTACACTATACATAAGCCCCTCCTCTTAATATATTACATAAAACACCACTAAGTATATTAACTTTTAGTGGTGTTTTAAATATTATTACATACTAGCTATTTTTTTGTGTAATTTAATTATATGCTCAATTAAAGTTTTAGCTTCTATTGCTGTCATTAAATGGTCTTGTGCATGTACAAATAATACTGAAACCTCTGTTTTTTCTCCTCTTGCTTCTGCTTGTATTATATCAGTTTGTACCTTATGTGCTTCTGCTAATGAAACATCTGCTTCCTTTAATAACTCTTCCGCTTTATCAAATTCTCCCTTTTCGGCTGCCATTAAAGCTTCATAAGCTAATCCCTTTGCTGTTCCTCCATGATTTATTATTTCAAATATTATCATTTCCATATTTTCTTTCATGATTAATTCCTCCTAAATTCTTTAAATAAAAATTTAATTTATCTTTTCTAGTGCTTTAGATATATTATTTTCATTCTCTTCTAGTAATTTTATACTTTCTTCTCTATTTAAATTTGTTAAAGCCATAAATATTGCCACTCTAACATCCCTACCACTTTTTTCAAAAATTTCTGTAGCAATTTCTCTACTAACTCCTGTACAATTAATAATTATATTTTTACTTCTTTCAACTAATTTTTCATTTGTAGGTCTTACATCTATCATAAGATTTCCATAAACTTTCCCAAGTTTTATCATTGTTCCAGTTGATATCATATTTAATATTAATTTTTGTGCTGTTCCTGATTTCATTCTGGTAGATCCTGTTACAACTTCAGCTCCTACAATAACCTCTACTGGTAATTTAGCAACCTTTGATATTTCTGCATTTTGTACGCAACATATAGATCCTGTCCCTGCTCCAATTTCATTTGCATATTCCAAGCCACCTATAACATAAGGAGTTCTACCTGAAGCAGCTAGTCCTATTACAATATCATTTTCATTTAAATTTATATCTTTTAAATCATCAACAGCAAGTTCCTTTGAATCTTCCGCCCCTTCTTTTGCTTTAAATATAGCACTTTGTCCCCCAGCCATTATTCCTTGAACTAATTCAAAATCTACCCCGTAAGTAGGTGGACATTCAGATGCATCTAAAACTCCGAGTCTTCCTGAAGTTCCTGCACCTATATAAATTAGCCTTCCTCCATTTTTTATTCTCTTATAAGTTTCATCTACAATTAAAGCAATATTAGGTAATACTTTTTCTACTGCTATAGCTACCTTCTTATCTTCTTCATTTATAACTTTCAGCATGTCTATTGTACTAAGCTTATCTATATTTTTGCTATTATCATTAATTTTTTCAGTATCTAATCTAGTTAAATTGATTTTCATGCTGTACCTCCCACCTAATTTATACGATCTGTTAAGTTATATGAACATTGCTCTTCTCAACCCAAGGAAATACAATAGGTTTGCAAGACTAAATAATACCCCCTTCGAAAAGGAGAGAAGAACAATGAGCAAAACTAATATAAAATGCCCACGCTGTAATTCTGATAAACTATATAAGTTTGGTATGAATAAGCAGGCTAAACAAAAGTATCAATGTAAGCAGTGTAAGCGCCAATTCGTCCTAGGCGACGGTGACGGACGTCCTAAACTAAATAATCCTAAATGTCCTAGATGCGGTAAGGGAACTTACTTACATCATGCATATAAACATTACAATCGCTATAAGTGCAATAACAAGAAGTGTAATCACAT from Clostridium septicum includes these protein-coding regions:
- a CDS encoding tetratricopeptide repeat protein; translation: MRYRLDYGFLKLEFRELYTKIQEIEEEEDLEKSYKKIISLLQDILTIICVKNSLFYHRDAYISDSIKVLANDEIIPYEVMCTLSNFIDDISYLKDINSKLKKSSQNISLEDKFPTLYEVLVWLVINCGEEDYSLFYDKLNEGEKAVFNKYLYKKIFSKEEEIEDEIIYSMDSDEFDLNLDIDLDDVELEETFQEELSEEDEPGSAYLLEGEIHYLGKGVEKNYFKAREFFEKSAEEGNEDAQAYLALFYEKGLGGARDVDRAIYWYKKSALKGNSFSQYSLGYIYFSGENVEKNLEYAFQWYKTAAENGFAPAQYALSYLYKNGEGCGKNIFKAYYWLEESAENDFEDSYYVLGQSYLEGSYVETDYKKAFFYLSKGANKGDKNCIESLGDMYYWGFEVDEDKEKAFKLYNKSIEKGNTNLYYKLGKMIEDEGNREKAMEYFLKGHDSGDLRATQKLGIVYYNGDGVKKDIDKALEYMKIAASTGEHHALYVLGVANLEKDRLLGIDYLKNAYKNGSALAAEALASEYLVDVFNEKEINEKELLEYIDIAMENDIGEAFYYYGLIYNNGIGVKKSNEEAFKYFKIAAERGCEKAMIKLGNWYKHGIYVNASAKDAIKWYKRAAEEYNTEAILNIIEIYEKGIGIKRDFDKAFKAAKLLREANVVEGNLKLAYYYMVGIGTEIDLEKTTIYIQDTMELDERKTLNFLGEIAERHMLGFSDEDAIEFYLRSVQLGYVKAYANLEYILYKGNKDINIYSEYFEAIKNKRNNIEQGKSIYVKGKKLVEKGKFRLDNNLIEIGIREIEKSIALGFYPGIIDILSYYESLEKTSDNLIHLYKTKQKLIYYNLI
- a CDS encoding N-acetylglucosamine kinase; this encodes MYFLGIDGGGTKTSFTLINEKGNVIHKTTMGTCHYNQIGFEKLEILLKEGLEKVLKVANISKGDIAQSFIGLAGYGRVEEVRIKIEEVVKKAFEGVNYILGNDVQVAIAGALKGQDGINIVSGTGSIALALKDKELIRVGGFGPAIGDEGSAYWIGKKALQLFSKEVDGRAKKGCLYNIFIKELSLKDDYEIISYVNDRIKCDRGEIAKLSKLCSLAALEGDEEASLIFKEAGKELAEMVKVLLKNYGDEKVLVSYTGGVFKSGKLILEPIRENLMKYNVKLIDPILSPDLGACLLAYMDLGYEVSNELIENMNK
- a CDS encoding DUF871 domain-containing protein — protein: MRKLGISIYPEKTSEKEIYDYIDKASKYGFSRIFSCLLSVNDTKENIIKKFKGINEYAKTKGFEIIVDVSPRVFDELGVSYKDLTFFKEIGADGLRLDAGYTGSEESLMTYNDEGLKIEINMSNNTNYIDTIMDYKPNKENLIACHNFYPHRYSGLNFNHFIKCTERFKKYGLRTAAFVTSQNEETFGPWPVTDGLPTLEIHRNLPIDVQAKHLIALGNIDDIIISNCYPTEAELKSLASIRRDMVTFDIILNEKTPEVEKKILFEEKHFNRGDFSDNLIRSTQSRVKYKGHKFELFNAPEIIKKGDVVIESSEYGHYAGELQIALKDMVNSGKSNVVAHIKEDELFILDFIEPWQKFNFKLYE
- a CDS encoding PTS sugar transporter subunit IIC; the protein is MEKFANFLDTKLSTPMAKLAEQRHLRAVRDGIIATLPLIIVGSLFIIIGIPPLPQDWALTQFLKSNAGTIMLPYRMTMYIMTLYATWGIGYSLAKSYKLDGVTGGILAAISFLLTIVPQSVEGAGWMMPMANLGGGGMFVGILTAIFAVEVLRFTTVKNFRIKMPEQVPASVARSFEALTPTAIVVIVMASISYYASFDWHGFIGKIISPLLSATDTLPSVWILIILVTFFWSFGIHGVSIVGSIARPLWLQLLDQNTAAAASGETILPAIAAEPFFQWFIWVGGSGATIGLVICLALFAKSAYGKQLGRAALIPGIFNINEPIIFGAPIVLNPTLIIPFIITPLVTGTLAWFAMSMNLVSRVVVTAPWTLPGPVGAFLATGGDWRASVLNILCIVIAVVIYYPFVKMYDKKLKIEETAEA
- a CDS encoding PTS sugar transporter subunit IIB, whose translation is MKVLFVCSQGMSSAIAVNALKKEAEKNGIDMEVLAVSTQEFEEEVKNGYDVAMVAPQVRHRFDYLKEFAENANVPCALIQPQAYSPLGGPKLLKQVKELAGM
- the anmK gene encoding anhydro-N-acetylmuramic acid kinase AnmK, which produces MYSVGLMSGTSLDGVDAALVEIIDYGIDTKIKLMEFITLDIPRDIKEEIKLSCHEEKSSVDLICSLNFKLGYLFSNAVKEVCKKAKFSLENLDFIATHGQTIYHIPKKRGSLIPSTMQIGEPAIIAYETGVKVISNFRVMDMAAGGEGAPLVPFSEFVLYGSREESIALQNIGGIGNVTVIPNTGNINDVFAFDTGPGNMIIDDVCQRLFGASYDEDGKFASKGMVNNTMLIDLMSHPYILSKPPKSTGREEFGQKYVDEILEKYKMLKSEDILATVTMFTAKSISENYKKFILSKVNLKKIVIGGGGAHNKTLLKYIKEELPNIKIVTQDELGFSSDAKEAIAFVILGNETLNESFSNVPSATGATNKVILGNITPSPIRR
- a CDS encoding PTS lactose/cellobiose transporter subunit IIA is translated as MKENMEMIIFEIINHGGTAKGLAYEALMAAEKGEFDKAEELLKEADVSLAEAHKVQTDIIQAEARGEKTEVSVLFVHAQDHLMTAIEAKTLIEHIIKLHKKIASM
- the murQ gene encoding N-acetylmuramic acid 6-phosphate etherase, whose protein sequence is MKINLTRLDTEKINDNSKNIDKLSTIDMLKVINEEDKKVAIAVEKVLPNIALIVDETYKRIKNGGRLIYIGAGTSGRLGVLDASECPPTYGVDFELVQGIMAGGQSAIFKAKEGAEDSKELAVDDLKDINLNENDIVIGLAASGRTPYVIGGLEYANEIGAGTGSICCVQNAEISKVAKLPVEVIVGAEVVTGSTRMKSGTAQKLILNMISTGTMIKLGKVYGNLMIDVRPTNEKLVERSKNIIINCTGVSREIATEIFEKSGRDVRVAIFMALTNLNREESIKLLEENENNISKALEKIN